Proteins found in one Flavobacteriales bacterium genomic segment:
- a CDS encoding HAD hydrolase family protein: protein MKEQPSYKELMARVKAFTFDVDGVFTDNSVILMPGQQPMRLMNVKDGYAVQHTVKVGYKIAIITGGKSEAVRERFAGLGIQDIYLGASQKLEIFEEFMELYDLKPEEILHMGDDLPDYEIMSRVLLPVCPADAAEEIKNISLYVSPFKGGHGCVRDVLEQVLKVQGKWYNPDDHHQTKDALSW, encoded by the coding sequence ATGAAAGAGCAACCCAGTTACAAAGAGCTAATGGCCAGGGTCAAGGCCTTCACGTTTGACGTGGATGGTGTTTTCACGGACAACAGTGTGATACTTATGCCGGGGCAACAACCCATGAGACTCATGAATGTAAAGGATGGATACGCCGTTCAGCATACAGTGAAGGTAGGATACAAAATTGCCATCATTACAGGTGGCAAATCAGAAGCGGTCAGGGAACGTTTTGCCGGACTGGGCATTCAGGATATTTACCTGGGTGCAAGTCAAAAACTGGAGATCTTTGAAGAGTTCATGGAATTATATGACCTGAAACCGGAGGAGATCCTTCATATGGGCGATGACCTGCCGGACTATGAGATCATGTCCAGGGTATTGCTTCCGGTATGTCCTGCCGATGCAGCGGAAGAAATCAAGAACATTTCCCTATATGTTTCTCCATTCAAAGGTGGGCATGGCTGTGTGCGAGATGTGCTTGAGCAGGTATTGAAGGTTCAGGGCAAGTGGTACAACCCTGATGATCATCACCAAACCAAGGATGCCTTAAGCTGGT